Proteins found in one Abyssibius alkaniclasticus genomic segment:
- a CDS encoding MarR family EPS-associated transcriptional regulator, translating into MTSKRTKLQEDTHFRVLRLLQDNPEMSQRELAEAVGVSVGGIHYVLNALIDKGLVKLGNFTAAEDKRRYAYVLTPKGIARKAALTRAFWVRKMEEYEALKEEIEALQIDLDANASQKPP; encoded by the coding sequence ATGACCAGCAAGCGCACCAAGCTGCAGGAGGACACGCATTTTCGCGTGCTTCGCCTTCTGCAAGATAATCCGGAAATGTCCCAACGTGAGCTGGCTGAGGCAGTTGGCGTCAGTGTAGGCGGGATCCACTACGTACTGAACGCCTTGATCGACAAAGGGCTTGTGAAGCTGGGGAATTTCACGGCGGCAGAAGACAAGCGACGATATGCCTACGTTTTAACGCCGAAGGGGATTGCGCGAAAGGCAGCGCTGACGCGAGCGTTTTGGGTTAGGAAGATGGAAGAGTATGAGGCGCTCAAAGAAGAGATTGAGGCGCTTCAAATCGATCTGGATGCCAACGCAAGCCAAAAGCCGCCTTGA
- a CDS encoding glycosyltransferase family 2 protein — protein MTKPPILSIVMPTHNRAQYAGPAIAGILDYPSRDFELVVSDTSSDGRLTAFLAERPELRNDPRLVLIRPEGPSNLTENHNSAVAAARGTYVCIIGDDDGVSKSLFDAVNWAAKKDVGAISHRILANYAWPDFRSKLVGAGHASRLYLPRRLEPPKWRIAAADLEALLDRGLQGTHETPRCYHGLIKRQKLEQVKERTGAYFHGSSPDMSGAVSLACILERYIEIDIPLTIPGASAKSNSGRSAMNTHKGALLSESQTSSFEHSGWARGVPKFFSVETVWAHAGLTSLIALAPDQLQKFNFVHFLALCRARHPEFDAEIESATWEAADLLSQALLTFQSAVDHEKRKVRRDRYVYLAKRLLRPTAAGGRRYEGGLDDIFAAQRRLNIEMEKMSGSFEDYMRNFDLARTP, from the coding sequence ATGACCAAACCGCCGATACTGTCAATCGTGATGCCAACACATAACCGCGCGCAATATGCCGGTCCGGCAATCGCGGGTATTCTGGATTATCCGTCAAGGGATTTCGAACTGGTGGTTTCGGACACGAGCTCCGACGGTCGCCTCACTGCATTTCTGGCCGAGCGGCCCGAATTGCGGAATGATCCGCGTTTGGTGCTAATCCGGCCTGAGGGTCCGTCGAACCTGACGGAAAACCACAATTCCGCAGTGGCCGCGGCCCGAGGCACTTATGTCTGCATCATCGGCGATGACGATGGCGTGTCGAAAAGCCTTTTTGACGCCGTTAATTGGGCCGCAAAAAAGGACGTTGGCGCGATTTCACACCGCATTCTCGCGAACTACGCGTGGCCGGATTTCCGCTCCAAGCTGGTCGGGGCCGGGCATGCGAGCAGACTCTACCTGCCCCGCCGCCTGGAGCCTCCCAAATGGCGGATTGCCGCCGCCGATCTCGAAGCGCTGCTCGATCGCGGTCTGCAGGGAACACATGAAACACCCCGCTGCTACCACGGGCTGATCAAGCGGCAGAAACTCGAACAGGTCAAGGAACGCACCGGCGCCTATTTTCATGGCAGCAGTCCGGACATGTCCGGTGCAGTCTCCTTGGCGTGTATTCTTGAAAGGTATATCGAGATCGATATCCCGCTGACGATTCCCGGTGCTTCGGCCAAGAGCAATTCCGGCCGCAGCGCGATGAACACCCACAAGGGAGCGCTGTTATCCGAGAGCCAGACCAGCAGCTTCGAACACTCAGGTTGGGCACGCGGTGTGCCCAAATTCTTCTCGGTGGAAACCGTCTGGGCGCATGCAGGGCTGACAAGCCTCATCGCGCTGGCTCCGGATCAATTGCAAAAGTTCAATTTCGTTCATTTTCTGGCGCTCTGTCGCGCGCGCCATCCTGAGTTTGACGCAGAAATCGAAAGCGCAACCTGGGAAGCCGCCGACCTTTTGTCCCAGGCCCTATTGACATTCCAGTCAGCGGTGGACCACGAAAAGCGTAAGGTTCGTCGGGACCGATATGTATACTTGGCAAAACGACTTCTCCGGCCCACCGCCGCAGGCGGGAGAAGATATGAGGGAGGCCTCGACGATATCTTCGCCGCGCAGCGGCGCCTCAATATCGAGATGGAAAAAATGAGTGGTAGCTTTGAAGACTACATGCGGAATTTTGATTTAGCCCGTACCCCTTGA
- a CDS encoding ParB N-terminal domain-containing protein, with amino-acid sequence MMTDTPESVTLVPIDRIDVLNSRDRNMKVFEEIVENIRSIGLKKPITVTEREGADGAPAYLLVCGEGRLNAFRLLGESHIPALVVNVTDEDAFIMSLAENIARRGHRPLEILADIELLLARDYTIDDIITRTGLSEKYVRDIVFLLEKGEERLIEAVQNGTIPLTTALEIARAKHDDENLGDMLEEAYKTGQLKGHQITDAKRLIEKRREKGPKTGGDRPKLPSSAHSLVKTYQREVARQHKLMLKADHAHQQLLLVVQGLKRLFADEHFVTLLRAEGLDSLPKYLADRIETA; translated from the coding sequence ATGATGACTGACACACCCGAGAGCGTCACGCTCGTCCCCATCGACCGGATCGATGTCCTGAATTCGCGGGACCGCAACATGAAGGTCTTCGAGGAGATCGTCGAAAACATCCGCTCCATTGGTCTGAAAAAGCCGATCACGGTGACAGAGCGCGAGGGTGCTGATGGGGCGCCCGCCTATTTGCTCGTCTGCGGAGAGGGCCGATTGAACGCCTTCCGCCTGCTGGGCGAAAGCCACATCCCGGCGCTGGTGGTGAATGTGACCGACGAGGACGCCTTCATCATGTCGCTGGCCGAAAACATCGCCCGGCGGGGCCATCGGCCGCTGGAGATTTTGGCCGACATCGAGCTTTTGCTGGCCCGAGATTACACCATCGACGACATCATCACCCGCACGGGTTTGTCGGAAAAATATGTGCGCGACATCGTCTTCCTTTTGGAAAAAGGCGAGGAGCGCCTGATCGAGGCGGTGCAAAACGGCACCATCCCACTCACAACCGCCCTCGAGATCGCCCGCGCCAAGCATGACGATGAAAACTTGGGCGACATGCTGGAAGAGGCCTACAAGACCGGCCAGCTCAAGGGGCACCAGATCACGGATGCCAAGCGGCTGATCGAAAAGCGCCGCGAAAAGGGCCCGAAAACCGGCGGCGATCGCCCGAAGCTGCCGAGTTCGGCGCATTCACTGGTCAAGACCTATCAACGCGAGGTCGCCCGCCAGCACAAGCTGATGCTGAAAGCCGATCACGCGCACCAGCAACTGCTCTTGGTGGTCCAGGGTCTGAAACGCCTTTTTGCCGATGAGCACTTCGTGACGCTTTTGCGCGCCGAAGGCCTCGACAGCCTGCCGAAATACCTCGCCGACCGCATTGAAACCGCCTGA
- a CDS encoding sugar transferase → MPKRVIITGASGFIGMQIVPRLVSAGFELLLVGRNPDKLSELFPGVKNCSYSSLAEAGQGFELLLHLAVLNNNALSNADEYQKVNVNLLEQTLATAKRAGVSRFVNITTFHALDEHGSEYARSKRAALDILKAEENIAITNVFLPAVYGDEFVGKLSIVKKVPALLRPAALTFLTALLPTVHVDELARVLATDIGAKPQSIMLAYSQDQNIVYRIGKRLIDVLFSVAVITLAGWILAIVWVLVRLGSSGPGIFAQERVGQNGKTFTCYKFRTMKTGTKQAGTHEMTADAITGIGAFLRKTKIDELPQVWNILRGELSLVGPRPGLPVQTKLTDERQAHGVFSVLPGITGLAQINGVDMSDPERLARMDAKYIAQRGLLLDLKIVLATFLGRGQGDKVRA, encoded by the coding sequence GTGCCTAAGAGAGTAATCATTACCGGAGCCAGCGGCTTTATTGGCATGCAGATTGTTCCGCGGCTGGTTTCGGCTGGGTTCGAGCTTCTCCTAGTTGGCCGAAATCCGGATAAGTTGAGCGAGCTCTTTCCTGGCGTCAAAAACTGCAGTTACTCCTCGCTTGCTGAAGCTGGGCAAGGCTTTGAATTGCTTTTGCATCTCGCCGTCCTGAACAACAACGCTCTATCTAACGCGGATGAGTACCAGAAGGTGAACGTTAATCTTCTAGAGCAAACACTAGCTACGGCCAAACGAGCCGGCGTTTCGAGATTTGTAAACATTACGACTTTTCATGCTCTGGACGAACACGGTTCAGAATACGCCCGTAGCAAACGCGCAGCGCTCGATATCCTGAAAGCCGAAGAAAACATTGCTATTACAAATGTCTTTCTACCAGCTGTTTATGGCGATGAATTTGTTGGCAAACTCTCGATCGTGAAGAAGGTGCCTGCGCTCCTGCGCCCTGCTGCCCTTACTTTCTTGACCGCGCTTTTACCGACAGTGCATGTGGATGAGCTTGCACGAGTCTTGGCTACTGATATTGGCGCCAAGCCGCAGTCAATCATGCTAGCATACTCCCAAGATCAAAACATAGTCTACAGAATTGGTAAGCGTCTGATTGATGTGTTGTTTAGCGTTGCGGTCATCACACTTGCGGGATGGATTCTAGCTATTGTTTGGGTTCTGGTCCGGTTGGGATCGTCAGGGCCTGGAATATTTGCGCAGGAGCGGGTTGGGCAGAACGGAAAGACTTTCACTTGTTATAAATTTCGGACCATGAAGACTGGAACCAAGCAAGCCGGTACTCATGAAATGACCGCTGACGCGATAACAGGCATTGGGGCTTTTTTACGAAAGACCAAGATTGATGAGTTGCCGCAAGTTTGGAACATACTTCGTGGAGAGCTAAGCCTTGTTGGGCCGAGGCCAGGCTTGCCTGTGCAGACCAAATTGACAGATGAGCGCCAAGCGCATGGTGTATTCAGCGTCCTGCCAGGGATTACTGGGCTCGCTCAAATCAACGGAGTAGACATGAGTGATCCGGAGCGGCTTGCTCGAATGGATGCGAAGTATATTGCACAACGCGGACTGCTGCTCGACTTGAAGATCGTTCTCGCGACATTCTTGGGGCGAGGGCAAGGAGATAAGGTTCGCGCTTGA
- the nusG gene encoding transcription termination/antitermination protein NusG has translation MTFHDRGTSWFLAQLKPNCAYIADKNLKRQGFQTFLPMEEETRQRNGKFATAMRPLFPGYIFVSFDVARGFWRTVNSTYGITRLVSFGEEPTAVPLDLVSQLMLRCDAKGKLLPPRLLKPGDQVTLTKGPFANFVAEVEKIAPDRRVWVLMELMGGLTRVAVGADQLRAV, from the coding sequence ATGACATTCCACGATCGCGGCACAAGCTGGTTTCTGGCGCAGTTGAAGCCAAACTGCGCCTATATCGCGGACAAGAACCTCAAGCGCCAGGGCTTCCAGACCTTTCTGCCGATGGAAGAGGAGACAAGGCAGCGGAACGGCAAGTTCGCCACTGCCATGCGGCCACTGTTTCCGGGCTACATCTTCGTCTCCTTCGATGTGGCCCGCGGGTTCTGGCGGACGGTCAACTCGACCTATGGCATCACGCGGCTGGTGAGCTTCGGCGAGGAGCCGACGGCTGTGCCGCTGGATCTGGTCTCGCAACTGATGCTGCGCTGTGATGCGAAGGGCAAGTTGCTGCCACCCAGGCTCTTGAAACCCGGTGATCAGGTCACGCTGACCAAGGGACCATTTGCCAATTTTGTGGCAGAGGTGGAAAAGATTGCGCCGGACCGCCGGGTTTGGGTCCTGATGGAACTCATGGGCGGTCTGACCCGCGTGGCCGTCGGAGCGGATCAGCTGCGGGCTGTTTGA
- a CDS encoding polysaccharide biosynthesis protein produces MFTDKSLLITGGTGSFGNAVLRRFLDSDLREIRIFSRDEKKQDDMRKKYKSDKLKFYIGDVRDFQSVLNAVRGVDFIYHAAALKQVPSCEFYPLEAVKTNVLGTENVLEAAVQAGVERVVCLSTDKAVYPINAMGISKAMMEKVIVAKSRSSNDTVISATRYGNVMASRGSVIPLFVNQIRAGKPITITDPSMTRFMMTLDDAVDLVIFAFENGRAGEIFVQKAPAATIKTLAKALTDLLGAPEHRIDIIGTRHGEKLFEALLSREEMVAAQDLGDYYRVPPDLRDLNYGKFFEQGEIEISEATEYTSHNTTRLDVKEMQTLLMKLRFMQDTVRGEHVDPEE; encoded by the coding sequence GTGTTTACCGACAAATCCCTCCTCATCACTGGCGGCACCGGCTCGTTCGGCAACGCCGTTCTGCGCCGTTTCCTTGACTCCGATTTACGCGAAATCCGCATTTTCAGTCGAGACGAGAAGAAACAAGATGACATGCGCAAGAAGTACAAGAGCGACAAGCTCAAGTTCTACATCGGAGATGTGCGCGATTTCCAATCGGTATTGAACGCCGTGCGCGGCGTTGATTTCATTTACCACGCTGCGGCGCTCAAGCAGGTGCCATCCTGCGAGTTCTACCCGCTTGAAGCCGTCAAGACCAACGTGCTCGGCACAGAGAACGTGTTGGAGGCTGCAGTTCAGGCCGGTGTGGAGCGGGTCGTTTGCCTGAGCACCGACAAGGCGGTCTATCCAATCAATGCAATGGGCATCAGCAAGGCGATGATGGAAAAGGTGATCGTCGCTAAATCCCGGTCGAGCAACGATACGGTGATCTCCGCCACCCGCTACGGCAACGTGATGGCATCGCGCGGCTCGGTTATTCCGCTGTTTGTCAATCAGATCCGGGCGGGCAAGCCGATCACAATCACAGACCCGTCGATGACCCGTTTCATGATGACCCTCGACGACGCCGTCGATCTCGTGATTTTTGCCTTCGAGAACGGCCGCGCGGGTGAGATTTTCGTGCAGAAGGCTCCGGCCGCCACAATCAAGACCTTGGCGAAAGCCCTCACCGACCTCCTCGGCGCCCCCGAACACCGGATCGATATCATCGGCACCCGTCATGGCGAGAAACTGTTCGAGGCGCTGCTGAGCCGAGAAGAAATGGTCGCTGCGCAAGACCTGGGAGACTATTATCGGGTGCCCCCGGACCTGCGTGATCTCAACTATGGCAAATTTTTTGAACAGGGCGAAATCGAGATCTCTGAAGCAACCGAGTATACCTCTCACAACACTACGCGGCTTGATGTAAAAGAAATGCAAACCTTGCTCATGAAGCTCCGGTTTATGCAAGACACGGTGCGCGGGGAACATGTCGATCCAGAGGAATGA
- a CDS encoding glycosyltransferase — MTDGPVIVLCVVDYFLPGFQGGGPIRTIANMRKQLTESADIAVFTRDRDLGSNVRYDAIQADTWTETEYGPIYYASPEEFGVKGLKKAMASLDCDLLYLNSFFGFRSTIQIYLWSRWQNRHLPILLAPRGEFSSGALALKRIKKKMFLSLVRTLGLYRDIHWHASTEAEKDDILRCFPGANVGVAEDPVEVNFDPSPVGRVSPRPSGQLRVSFISRISPMKNLDQLLRILAGTSARIDLDIFGPIEDTEYWDRCQALVSDMPKNVSVSYKGALHPEKVSSAFADYDLFAFPTHGENFGHVVFESLRAGTPVIISNRTPWQTQESGAILAIPLDETETWRQELDKFAAMTVEQKSQRRDGAREFSHHYARTSGTAARTVDLFVKAVGKPGKS; from the coding sequence ATGACAGACGGTCCAGTCATAGTTCTTTGTGTTGTCGATTATTTCCTGCCTGGTTTTCAAGGGGGCGGACCTATTCGCACGATCGCAAACATGCGCAAGCAGTTGACTGAATCCGCCGACATCGCAGTCTTTACACGCGACCGAGATCTCGGGTCCAATGTGCGATATGATGCTATTCAGGCAGATACTTGGACCGAAACAGAATACGGGCCCATATACTATGCCAGCCCTGAAGAGTTTGGCGTGAAAGGCTTGAAGAAGGCCATGGCCTCGCTCGATTGCGACCTGCTCTATTTGAACAGTTTCTTCGGCTTCCGGTCGACGATCCAGATATATCTTTGGTCCCGCTGGCAGAACCGGCACCTTCCAATCCTACTGGCGCCGCGGGGAGAATTCTCTTCCGGCGCTCTGGCCCTGAAACGAATCAAGAAAAAGATGTTCCTCTCTCTGGTTCGCACGCTTGGGCTCTATCGCGACATTCATTGGCACGCCTCAACTGAGGCGGAAAAAGACGACATCCTGCGCTGCTTTCCCGGCGCCAACGTCGGCGTGGCCGAGGACCCCGTCGAAGTGAACTTCGATCCTTCACCGGTCGGACGAGTGTCGCCCAGGCCGAGCGGGCAGCTCCGCGTATCATTCATTTCGCGCATTTCGCCCATGAAGAACCTCGATCAGTTGCTGCGGATCCTTGCCGGGACATCCGCACGAATCGACTTGGACATTTTTGGGCCGATTGAAGATACAGAATATTGGGATCGTTGCCAGGCCCTCGTTTCGGACATGCCTAAGAATGTCAGTGTAAGCTATAAGGGCGCGCTCCATCCGGAAAAGGTTTCCTCTGCTTTCGCCGACTACGATCTTTTTGCCTTTCCGACGCATGGAGAGAATTTCGGGCACGTCGTTTTCGAATCCCTTCGGGCGGGAACGCCCGTCATCATCAGCAATAGAACACCCTGGCAAACACAAGAATCCGGAGCAATTTTGGCGATTCCTCTAGATGAAACAGAAACCTGGCGACAAGAGCTGGATAAATTTGCGGCCATGACGGTCGAGCAGAAAAGTCAACGTCGCGACGGTGCCCGGGAGTTTTCTCACCATTATGCCCGGACCTCGGGAACGGCGGCCAGGACCGTAGATTTGTTTGTCAAAGCCGTCGGAAAACCTGGCAAGAGCTGA
- a CDS encoding plasmid partitioning protein RepB C-terminal domain-containing protein → MNDLSTVKPLYPGAFPQPDADDSDAPYPKAPLNLTLGFDLETFQIPLEELMPSKKVPDGVMTTRKFKQIVSSIREIGLIEPLSVIKPDPEAAGFLLLDGNLRVLALKELGQDTAPCLIAKDFETYTYNHRINRLSTVQEHYMLRRAIDKGVSKERLARAFNVNLSTINSRINLLHGICPKAVELLQDHQFTPDVTRHLRKMKAARQIEAVELMIAANTITAAHADALLKATPPEQRTDYKPPQPEQPKGDPLEQIVKLEREMSQVQEKYKHAEENYGSELLNLVVAKGYLKKLMENEAVRSYVARHASEILEQFELVLNTVSMEEAVEQAEREDGPTAAEVTAQAQLAKDDSNAASLPGQNGQLG, encoded by the coding sequence ATGAATGACCTCAGCACTGTGAAGCCTCTTTACCCCGGAGCCTTTCCCCAGCCTGACGCCGATGACAGCGACGCGCCCTATCCCAAGGCCCCGTTGAATCTGACGCTCGGGTTTGATCTCGAGACCTTCCAGATCCCGCTCGAAGAGCTGATGCCCTCCAAAAAAGTGCCGGACGGTGTGATGACCACGCGCAAGTTCAAGCAGATCGTGTCCTCGATCCGGGAGATCGGATTGATCGAGCCGCTGTCGGTCATCAAACCAGATCCGGAGGCGGCGGGTTTTCTGCTGCTCGATGGTAATTTGCGGGTGCTGGCGCTGAAGGAACTGGGACAGGACACCGCACCCTGCCTGATCGCCAAAGATTTCGAGACCTACACCTACAATCACCGGATCAATCGGCTCTCGACGGTGCAGGAGCACTACATGCTGCGCCGTGCCATCGACAAAGGTGTCAGCAAGGAAAGGCTGGCGCGGGCCTTCAACGTCAACCTCTCAACCATCAACAGCCGCATCAACCTGCTGCACGGGATCTGTCCCAAGGCGGTGGAGTTGCTGCAGGACCACCAGTTCACGCCCGATGTGACCCGGCATCTGCGCAAAATGAAAGCTGCTCGGCAGATTGAGGCGGTAGAGTTGATGATCGCCGCAAACACGATCACAGCGGCGCATGCGGACGCCCTGCTGAAAGCAACGCCGCCGGAACAACGCACCGACTACAAGCCGCCGCAGCCAGAACAGCCCAAGGGTGATCCTCTGGAACAGATCGTGAAGCTCGAACGCGAAATGAGCCAAGTGCAGGAAAAGTACAAGCATGCTGAGGAAAACTACGGGTCCGAGTTGCTGAACCTGGTCGTTGCTAAGGGCTACTTGAAAAAGCTGATGGAGAACGAGGCCGTCCGGTCCTACGTGGCGCGACATGCGTCAGAGATCCTCGAGCAGTTCGAACTGGTGCTGAATACAGTCAGCATGGAAGAGGCTGTGGAACAGGCTGAGCGGGAGGATGGACCAACCGCCGCCGAAGTGACAGCACAAGCCCAACTGGCGAAAGACGACAGTAACGCGGCATCTCTCCCGGGACAGAATGGCCAACTCGGGTGA
- a CDS encoding recombinase family protein, with product MDGSGEITEFRAAQYVRMSTEHQQYSTHNQSDKIREYAEKRGIEIIKTYADDGKSGLSIGGRAALQQLIADVESGAADFNVILVYDVSRWGRFQDADESAYYEYICKRAGINVAYCAEQFENDGSPVSTIVKGVKRAMAGEYSRELSVKVFAGQCRLIELGFRQGGAAGFGLRRVLVNERGEIKGKLKRGEHKSLQTDRVILMPGPDEEVAWVNKMYRWLIEEDLSFREISDRLNEEGVTTDLDRPWNSSTVRTVLTNEKYIGNNVYNRSSFKLKKLHVDNPPDMWVRKEGAFEGIVPLEFFLTAQEIITARSARLSDEELLDHLKRLYADAGQLSGVLIDQTPDMPSSSDYRNRFGSLARAYEMIGYRSDRDQERIALNKRLRGMHPEIIARTEAAIAEVGGTVARDPKTDLLTINGEMVVSLVLARCQPQGDGQLRWRIRFDPMRYQADVTLAVRLDPDNREELDYYLLPWLDLPRQEIRLCNRTSIAFEAFRFEDLGFFYGMAERVGIRRKWG from the coding sequence TTGGACGGGAGTGGCGAGATTACCGAGTTTCGGGCGGCGCAATATGTGCGCATGTCGACGGAGCACCAGCAGTATTCAACCCACAACCAATCCGACAAGATTCGCGAATATGCCGAGAAGCGCGGCATCGAGATCATCAAGACCTATGCCGACGACGGCAAGAGCGGCCTTTCCATCGGCGGGCGCGCCGCCTTACAGCAGCTGATCGCAGATGTGGAATCCGGCGCAGCTGATTTTAACGTGATCCTGGTCTACGACGTCAGTCGCTGGGGTCGTTTCCAGGACGCAGATGAAAGTGCCTATTACGAATACATCTGCAAGCGCGCTGGCATCAATGTCGCCTATTGCGCCGAACAATTTGAAAACGATGGCTCCCCGGTCTCGACCATCGTCAAAGGCGTCAAACGCGCCATGGCCGGCGAATACAGCCGCGAGCTGTCGGTCAAAGTGTTTGCTGGCCAGTGCCGCCTGATTGAGCTGGGATTTCGCCAAGGCGGCGCGGCCGGGTTTGGCTTGCGCCGTGTGCTTGTGAACGAGCGCGGCGAGATCAAGGGCAAGCTGAAGCGCGGCGAGCACAAGTCGTTGCAGACCGACCGCGTCATCCTGATGCCCGGGCCTGACGAGGAAGTGGCCTGGGTCAACAAGATGTATCGCTGGCTGATCGAGGAGGATTTGTCCTTCCGCGAGATCTCCGACCGCCTGAACGAGGAAGGTGTCACAACCGATCTGGACCGGCCATGGAATTCCAGCACGGTGCGCACCGTTCTGACCAATGAGAAATACATCGGCAACAACGTCTACAACCGCTCCTCTTTCAAGCTGAAGAAGCTGCATGTGGACAACCCACCCGATATGTGGGTGCGCAAGGAAGGCGCCTTCGAGGGGATCGTGCCGCTCGAGTTTTTCCTGACCGCGCAGGAAATCATCACGGCGCGGTCTGCCCGTCTGTCGGACGAGGAGCTGCTAGATCATCTGAAACGGCTTTATGCGGACGCCGGCCAGCTTTCAGGGGTTCTGATCGACCAGACGCCGGACATGCCGTCGTCCTCGGACTATCGCAACAGGTTTGGGTCTCTCGCGCGCGCCTATGAGATGATTGGCTATCGCTCGGATCGGGATCAGGAGCGCATAGCGCTGAACAAGCGCCTGCGCGGGATGCACCCGGAGATCATCGCGCGCACGGAGGCGGCAATTGCCGAGGTGGGTGGCACGGTTGCTCGTGATCCCAAGACCGACCTGCTGACCATCAACGGCGAGATGGTTGTCAGCTTGGTTCTCGCACGCTGTCAGCCACAAGGCGACGGCCAGCTGCGGTGGCGGATCCGGTTTGACCCGATGCGCTATCAGGCCGATGTGACACTGGCCGTGCGGCTTGATCCCGACAATCGCGAGGAGCTCGATTACTACCTTCTGCCTTGGCTCGATCTTCCCCGACAGGAAATCCGGCTCTGCAATCGCACCAGCATCGCCTTCGAGGCCTTCCGCTTCGAGGACCTCGGCTTTTTCTACGGCATGGCCGAGCGGGTCGGCATTCGCCGGAAATGGGGATGA